Within Spinacia oleracea cultivar Varoflay chromosome 4, BTI_SOV_V1, whole genome shotgun sequence, the genomic segment TACTCATGATTCGATCCAGATGGAAAATCTGTCTTCCCCTTCCCCTTCCGCAACtcaatcttcatcttcatctaccTCATCGGATGAAGAGCTAATGGGGACCAGGAAGAGGAAGAGAAAATGGAAAGATTTCTTTGAGAGGTTGATGAGGGAGGTTATTGATAAACAGGAGGAGTTACAGAAGCGCTTCCTTGATACAGTTGAAAAGCGGGAGCATGATAGGTTAGCCAGGGAGGAAGCCTGGAAATTGCAAGAAATGGCTCGGATGAATCGTGAGCATGATATTCTTCTTCAGGAACGCTCTATGGCTGCGGCTAAAGATGCCGCTCTCATCTCTTTCCTTCAAAAGCTTTCGGACCAGCAGCAAATTCCGCTGCCCTTGCCAGTCCAAGCCCAAGCCCAAGCCCAAGCCCAAGCCCAAGCCCAAGCCCAAGCCCAACCCCAACCCCAATCCCAATCCCAACCCCAAGTTCGTGCTGCTGTACCTACTGTTGTAAGTACCACCCCAACACAACCTCAACAACCACAACCGCCACAAGTTTTGCAACAACCTCAACTGCAACCACAGCCACAAGTTCATGTTCCTGAAATTCCAGTATCATTGCCATCGCCAACACCGCAAACCCAACCACTGCCGCAATCACAGCCACTAACACCGTTGCCCCAACAATCACCACCGCAACAGCAACAAGCATTGGTGGTGATGAACACAAATAACGGCGATAGTGGAGACCTTCAGAAGGCGAGCAATGGAGATAATCTCCTTCAGGCAAGTTCATCAAGATGGCCAAAAGCAGAAGTCCAAGCGTTAATCAATCTGCGAACCAACCTAGATCAAAAATACCAAGAGAACGGGCCAAAGGGCCCGCTATGGGAAGAGATCTCGTCGGCCATGCGAAAGCTCGGTTACAACAGAAACTCCAAGAGATGCAAAGAAAAATGGGAGAACATCAACAAGTACTTCAAGAAAGTCAAGGAGAGCAACAAGAAACGACCCGAGGATTCGAAAACTTGCCCGTACTTCCATCAATTAGACGCCCTTTACCGGGCCAGAAACAAAATGGAAATCAACCCCACCCCAATGACAGCCTATGGACAACCACAACAACCGCAAACGAAACATGAAGGTAACCTCTCTACAGCAATGGCACCGATCATGGCGCAACCGGAACAACAATGGCCAGCTCCGGATCAGACAATGGAGGATCAAGGTAGTGAAAATCAAGACGACAGTGAAGATGATATGGacgaagaagatgatgatgatcaaGGCAGTGGGTATGAAATTGTGGCGAATAATAATGTTAATGCAGGTTCAATGAGCACCACAACCACCGCCACCAGAACAGCAACAACAGCTGAGTGAGTGAGGGAACACAAGGCAAGAGGAgtggagagaggagagaggagagaggagagagaaaatcaataTCAAAATTAAACTTTGGGACAGGTTGTTGGAAAGCATGAAAATATGGGGATTTTttcaccttttttttttgataattttctTTTGGAATGAGCTTTGGATCAAGAGATCAAAGAGGGGGAAAAAAATTATACATAAATGTTGTTTATGGGTGTTAGTGACACTTGAGTTGATAATCTTTATCATGTAATATCCAAGTGGGTCAGATCACAGAAGAAAGCAGACGTCGACGGGAAGTGAAACAGGTTCGGGTCAGATCTCGGAACGGTTCGGGCCAGAGCAATTGTCAAAAGGGCAAGAAACTCAGGAAGAATACCGTGTAAGCTATTATTTGGGGGTTGGGGGGTGGGGGGGAcaagtaatattttttttgttctttgttttttgtttaaattttgataatttatttattgttttgctaaataaataaaatggtgaGGAGAGGGAAAAATAGAGTGATAGATTTGTATGTGGGGATAAAAAAAGGGTATATGGGTAAAAAACAGGAATTTCATGGAATAAAGAGTCTATTAGAGAGTACTCGTTggtgtttttgttttaattttattttcagcaTGTTCAATTTTTTGGTGATTAAATTGGTGGGGgtgtaaaaaaaatgtaatCCTAGTTAAATTTTCGGGTACTTTTATGTTATTCTGAAATGAACTAAATTGTTATACACAagtttcttttcattcttttacatacttcctccattctttattaaatgacacaatttttttgtcacgtttgccaatgcaatatttcaaccattaataccttttattatcaatggttaaaaattataaaagtttgatattataaaactataggatgagacgattataacaaaaccccacatgactatattttttgttaagtataaatcacaattgatggtcaaagtatattatatgaatagtgccaaaagtacaattgtgtcatttaacaaagaatggaggaagtatttaatTTACTACAGTACAATATAATGAATTTAGTTAAAGTCTGGTGTATTACATATGAGATTGAATTGTGTGTACATCGTTGTCTTTGTGACAACATATAAAGACTACCAGTTTGAGCATTTCACTAATGATTGCCGCAATTGCAGTAATGCTTATgtatgagagagagagagagagagagagagagagagagagagagagagagagtgtgtgTGACTGTGTGTGTGAGTAATAAGTGAGTGAGTGCGTGTGATAGTTGGGAGTTGATAAATGAGCTGACTTTGGGATGAACCTCGTTTGGGTTGATGGGTGGCGGAGCTTGGGAGTTTGGGCCATTCTGAATTTCTGATGGGTAGTGAGTTTTATAGTCATAAATAATTCAGAAAGTCTGCATCATCAAAATTTGACATGCATATATACTGAATTTAACTCATGTACTCGTAGCTTGTCCGTGTAGGATTGTAGGATGATGTTAGCTGACGCCAGGGGTTTTATCGCATAATTCCATGTGATTCAAGGACTAAATTATTGCCCTAATTATTATTCCACttctttattttctaattttatagTGTACAAATTCTGCAAATTTGCTGCTCAACTGATGCATCAGAATCTTATTACTTTCGGAAATTTTCTTTCACAAACTGTGCACTCTGGTTTCTAGGTAAATACTCCATTAGTATGTAATTAATAGGTGTATTTTAATTGGCACCGAGTTTAGTGAATGTGAGTTAATTTTATTAAGATAAGATGTAAGTGGGGTAaatgtaaaataaataattataattcaAAATAGTAAAATTACTAAAGTATTTAAAGGAAAGAAAATACAAGTAATAAATGATAAAATATTACCAGTGGATCCTTATGGTAAAAAAGAAATTATAAAGTAAGCCGGAAATTTCCATAAATGGAAAGTACacgaattaataaaatccggtcGATTATGGAAAGTGCACCAATTATTTGTATACGGGAGGAGTATATGGAAAAGTTGAATGGATGTACTGATCCtttcgtatttatttaaaagatacactttgacCGACATTAGTTTTAGGAgaatgagttgaatttattaaaataaaagaaaagtaAGATAGTGGGTTAactatttattatagtaaaaagataACGTGAGTAAGTGTGGGACCACAAGAATgatagaaatattaatataattggaagttgGGACCATGACATGCCAAAAAGGAAACTGTATCTTTCGGATTATAgaaattatatattttaattagatACGGAGTGTGTAATAAAAAAAGTAAatcttctattttttttttaaatgcatcACGTACTTGAACTAGCACATTTGTCAATACATCAATTGACCATAAATATATCTAATTTTCTATTcgttaaatataaaaaaattgatttcatgaaaatatgtattagtcTGTCCCAATTTAATCGCCGAACTAATTTTTTTACGAAATTTTATGGATAAGTTATTGTAGGCTTATCTATTATAATGTAATAGAAAAGTAGGTGCGGTGGAAATAGTGGAACaatattttaattgaatgtgaGAGGATGTGAAGTAATAATTTTGAGTAGTGAAAATATAGAGGCAATAACATATTAGGGAGTGCATGCCATAAAAGAAAATGTGACAATTAAATTGAGACGGTTGTAAATGAAAAGTGTAACGATTAAATTGAGACAAAtggggtatatatatatatatatatatatatatatatatatattaaaaaaagaaaaactcaAGTCAAACAAAGTATATGAAATAGTATCAAAGCCTAAGGgatgcatttaaaaaaaaatcggagGGAGTAAGTAATAAACATTCTAAGAAAAAGTATTGTTAACGACAAGATTTCTCGTCGTAAaagaatattaatattgtttaaaaTTGCTAAAAATGTAAACATTAACTATttaacttatatccacattaaCATAATTGTTCGTTTGGAGAAGTAGAAACTAGACAGCAAGGGAAGCCTCTAGCGTTATGAATGGTGAGTTTTGGAAAAATCAAATATAATGAAAATGAagcaaataaaaggaaaaacataattggaaaaaaaataatgttttttttaatttgataagggtaaaaaaacatatttttttttatcaacatTGATATTGGGTGTTGAAAAAAGAACCTTTAACAACATTTATGAAGTAATTTATCAACATTGATCATTTTACCAACCTCTGAACACTTGACCTATTATATCACATTTCAATTGTACACTGAGTGATACCAACTATTTGTCACTAATCTACCACCTTAATTATGCTATAACATAAATTTAAAAGGTTGCAATAATTTATTTAAGTTTTATAAGTGTTTTAGTGGTAGCGGTACACGTTATTTATTAAATCAGTGCAGCGGTACATGTCATCTGTAAATTTTTGTAATCGTAATTTCGAAGGCAAAAGAACATGGACAAGAAAACACACATCAATACATCATGATATACTTATCAAAATCGGGGAGaagatttttcttttttgcacACAAATGTAACGTTAATTACTTGAGTAAGACAATTGAGTATTAATTAATGGGACCTTGATTTTGGAGCCGTTAGGCTTCATCACATTAAATCATTCATCATTTCCCttagattttattttttgtgtgCAAAAATTCACAACACAACTTACTTATACCATTCTACAAGTATTAACAAGGGCGGATGCAGGAATTTATAAATGGGggttcaaaaaaaattatgatttgCTCTCTAATTTCTCATCTTTGCTTTTTTTTGAGGGTTAAAGTTTAGAGATTAGTAGTCGAATTATTAAAAACACCATAATAAAATATATGTAGGATTTAGGaatatttttttgggttttcataacaataaaactcaccacctagtccaaatttcaacaaTAACTTGGGGCGATATCAATTTAAAATGGAAAAAACGAGTTTTTCATCTTTGAAGGAGATTTACTTTATTACAATAATTGCCCCTGAACAAATAGCACACAAAGAgactaataaaaaaaaggaacatCATTCTTAACGATTATGGGGCATTATGCTATTGTATACGTATCAGGTCCGTTCTTGAGTTTTGGAGGGCCCTAGGGCGAAATGAGGGTTTAGGGCCCCTTTCGAAATGATATGTCTAATAGATAATTGAAATATATCGTTTCACTGTTGAGGAAAAAAAGATGCATTAAAATTTTCGTCCAATCCGCTTCTAGAATTTAACCGGCCTGCTCTGAGCACTTGCAAATTATTAGTAAAATAGATAATCACTTAATTAAGGTATTAGGTAGTCAATATAAATAAATAGGTTTATTATTTGatacaagaaaatatatttattttagtaagGAGTAgttctttattcttgttttcattaaataaagttcgaaatttcATTTTTCAATACCATCTTATATAGATTCATAGTCCATCATACATGTAAATTTGCCAACAACAATTACCTGAATTACAACTGAACATTAAAAGTTAAAAGTTAAAA encodes:
- the LOC110788457 gene encoding trihelix transcription factor DF1, with amino-acid sequence MLGTSNLIGSSGDGGTSTHEAGGAGETEGLVRAPPIMTTGIGVGDDEDKLQSGGGSGGVDLFESDRSTGGNRWPRQETIALLKIRSDMDVVFRDSSLKGPLWEEVSRKMAELGYHRSSKKCKEKFENVYKYHKRTKDGRTGKADGKTYRFFEQLEALEQHHLAMAASSALPPLPQAVSQVTPRGQSQSQSQSQSQSQAPAQAAVPVTMVIPAGTNPANVTVPSNPHPISVVHTTCISPQPHQQQQMNVNPTNQASQLQSSPQLQPQPQPQPQVIQQQQRLHNLQQQPMGMGIPTHDSIQMENLSSPSPSATQSSSSSTSSDEELMGTRKRKRKWKDFFERLMREVIDKQEELQKRFLDTVEKREHDRLAREEAWKLQEMARMNREHDILLQERSMAAAKDAALISFLQKLSDQQQIPLPLPVQAQAQAQAQAQAQAQAQPQPQSQSQPQVRAAVPTVVSTTPTQPQQPQPPQVLQQPQLQPQPQVHVPEIPVSLPSPTPQTQPLPQSQPLTPLPQQSPPQQQQALVVMNTNNGDSGDLQKASNGDNLLQASSSRWPKAEVQALINLRTNLDQKYQENGPKGPLWEEISSAMRKLGYNRNSKRCKEKWENINKYFKKVKESNKKRPEDSKTCPYFHQLDALYRARNKMEINPTPMTAYGQPQQPQTKHEGNLSTAMAPIMAQPEQQWPAPDQTMEDQGSENQDDSEDDMDEEDDDDQGSGYEIVANNNVNAGSMSTTTTATRTATTAE